The Monomorium pharaonis isolate MP-MQ-018 chromosome 5, ASM1337386v2, whole genome shotgun sequence genome includes a window with the following:
- the LOC105833516 gene encoding co-chaperone protein p23-1: MNCPELVSDYSHPAIKWYQTDLTVVISIQLPDVSNYYIRIEDDCLQFSTETNGKKYYVVLHMFGSVIAEKTVHKNVGREIKIYLKKGLKWYSWLRLLKSKEKTPLISYDPAHIQETTILDYAKNYDINRFQKYKLKNNIHNIMPVVPSSDEDESDDDDYFSENVFSYG; encoded by the exons ATGAATTGTCCAGAACTTGTTTCCGATTACAGTCATCCAGCAATCAAGTGGTATCAGACGGATCTAACGGTCGTCATTAGCATTCAGTTGCCCGATGTGTCCAATTACTACATCCGAATCGAGGACGATTGTTTACAGTTTAG TACAGAGACGAATGgtaagaaatattatgttGTTCTGCATATGTTTGGGTCGGTAATAGCAGAGAAAACGGTGCACAAAAATGTTGGgagagaaattaaaatctatttaaagaaGGGACTTAAAT gGTACTCATGGTTAAGATTGCTCAAGTCCAAAGAAAAGACTCCTCTTATATCATATGATCCAGCACATATACAGGAAACTACGATATTGGATTACGCTAAGAATTATGATA taaatagATTCCAAAAGTATAAGCTTAAAAACAACATACACAACATAATGCCCGTTGTGCCATCAAGTGATGAGGATGAATCAGATGATGATGACTATTTCTCAGAAAACGTTTTTAGTTATGGTtaa
- the LOC105833513 gene encoding translation initiation factor eIF-2B subunit beta isoform X1 translates to MMKVIDVSAENVNESVLKLRNSIHYGEMKGAYNIVMATLSVLKEIVNNTEWNTAKDLMDIVMRNGKYLIKMLPLETCIGNMVRRVLQIIREEYTSELKNKTDEMYPQESLHKILTAENDQQIDFDVSIPYLKASVIEHINEFETEVETCAENITRQAPKHIHSNEIIMTIGKSKLVEEFFKKAAASRAFEIIVAEGGPSLSGQEMAVNLAKAKIKTTLISDVAIFAMMSRVNKVIIGTHTVMANGGLQAISGTHIVAQAAKHYSVPVLVLLPLYKLAPLYHYSGKQSGFNSLVSPMDGVIHSANAPLLERIQTYNPMFDYVPPDLVTLFISNTGGNAPSYVYRLLSELYNPDDYDYNYTIVQS, encoded by the exons ATGATGAAGGTGATTGACGTGAGTGCAGAAAACGTTAACGAAAGTGTGTTGAAACTGAGAAACAGCATTCACTATGG AGAAATGAAGGGCGCTTACAATATCGTGATGGCTACTCTCTCTGTGCTCAAGGAAATTGTCAATAATACAGAATGGAATACAGCCAA AGATTTAATGGATATTGTTATGCGGAATGGAAAGTACCTGATTAAGATGCTTCCCCTTGAAACTTGTATTGGAAATATGGTAAGAAGGGTGTTGCAGATTATCAGGGAAGAATATACCTCGGAATTAAAGAATAAGACAGACGAGATGTACCCCCAAGAGTCCTTACACAAAATTCTTACTGCCGAGAATGACCAGCAGATAGACTTTGATGTTTCGATACCTTACCTCAAAGCCTCCGTCATTGAACACATTAACGAATTTGAAACTGAGGTAGAAACATG tgcaGAAAATATTACACGACAAGCGCCCAAGCATATACACtcaaatgaaattataatgacCATTGGTAAATCAAAATTAGTggaagaatttttcaaaaaagctGCTGCTTCTAGAGCCTTCGAGATTATAGTAGCCGAGGGTGGACCCTCTTTAAGT GGCCAAGAAATGGCGGTAAACCTGGCCAAGGCAAAGATCAAGACCACATTGATATCGGATGTGGCCATCTTTGCTATGATGTCCCGCGTCAACAAGGTCATCATCGGCACTCACACAGTTATGGCGAATGGCGGACTCCAGGCAATATCAGGCACACATATCGTCGCGCAGGCTGCCAAGCACTATTCCGTTCCAGTGTTGGTACTGCTACCCCTCTATAAGCTGGCGCCTCTTTACCACTACTCAGGCAAACAGAGTGGCTTCAACTCTCTTGTATCGCCGATGGACGGCGTAATCCACAGTGCTAACGCACCACTGCTGGAGCGGATACAAACTTATAATCCCATGTTTGATTACGTTCCACCAGATCTCGTCACGTTATTCATCTCAAACAC ggGTGGAAACGCGCCATCTTACGTGTATAGATTACTTAGCGAATTATACAATCCTGATGATTACGATTACAATTATACGATTGTACAATCCTGA
- the LOC105833513 gene encoding translation initiation factor eIF-2B subunit beta isoform X2 — MDIVMRNGKYLIKMLPLETCIGNMVRRVLQIIREEYTSELKNKTDEMYPQESLHKILTAENDQQIDFDVSIPYLKASVIEHINEFETEVETCAENITRQAPKHIHSNEIIMTIGKSKLVEEFFKKAAASRAFEIIVAEGGPSLSGQEMAVNLAKAKIKTTLISDVAIFAMMSRVNKVIIGTHTVMANGGLQAISGTHIVAQAAKHYSVPVLVLLPLYKLAPLYHYSGKQSGFNSLVSPMDGVIHSANAPLLERIQTYNPMFDYVPPDLVTLFISNTGGNAPSYVYRLLSELYNPDDYDYNYTIVQS; from the exons ATGGATATTGTTATGCGGAATGGAAAGTACCTGATTAAGATGCTTCCCCTTGAAACTTGTATTGGAAATATGGTAAGAAGGGTGTTGCAGATTATCAGGGAAGAATATACCTCGGAATTAAAGAATAAGACAGACGAGATGTACCCCCAAGAGTCCTTACACAAAATTCTTACTGCCGAGAATGACCAGCAGATAGACTTTGATGTTTCGATACCTTACCTCAAAGCCTCCGTCATTGAACACATTAACGAATTTGAAACTGAGGTAGAAACATG tgcaGAAAATATTACACGACAAGCGCCCAAGCATATACACtcaaatgaaattataatgacCATTGGTAAATCAAAATTAGTggaagaatttttcaaaaaagctGCTGCTTCTAGAGCCTTCGAGATTATAGTAGCCGAGGGTGGACCCTCTTTAAGT GGCCAAGAAATGGCGGTAAACCTGGCCAAGGCAAAGATCAAGACCACATTGATATCGGATGTGGCCATCTTTGCTATGATGTCCCGCGTCAACAAGGTCATCATCGGCACTCACACAGTTATGGCGAATGGCGGACTCCAGGCAATATCAGGCACACATATCGTCGCGCAGGCTGCCAAGCACTATTCCGTTCCAGTGTTGGTACTGCTACCCCTCTATAAGCTGGCGCCTCTTTACCACTACTCAGGCAAACAGAGTGGCTTCAACTCTCTTGTATCGCCGATGGACGGCGTAATCCACAGTGCTAACGCACCACTGCTGGAGCGGATACAAACTTATAATCCCATGTTTGATTACGTTCCACCAGATCTCGTCACGTTATTCATCTCAAACAC ggGTGGAAACGCGCCATCTTACGTGTATAGATTACTTAGCGAATTATACAATCCTGATGATTACGATTACAATTATACGATTGTACAATCCTGA
- the LOC105833515 gene encoding TM2 domain-containing protein CG11103, with the protein MRLHLILAVVCLLWDRDERLALANKSAEPQPEYRADGPLVMCKFLPKEFVECEDPVDHKGNKTAKEETGFGCVKFGGSRYEDVEKTKVSCTVLPDIECFGPRTFFREGIPCIKYSDHYFATTLLYSILLGFLGMDRFCLGQTGTAVGKLLTLGGMGVWWIVDVILLVTNSLQPEDGSNWNPYV; encoded by the exons ATGAGGTTACATCTTATTCTCGCGGTCGTCTGCCTCTTATGGGACCGGGATGAACGTTTGGCGCTCGCGAACAAAAGTGCCGAGCCGCAGCCGGAATACAGGGCCGATGGTCCGCTGGTGATGTGTAAATTCTT ACCTAAGGAATTCGTGGAATGCGAGGACCCGGTTGATCACAAAGGAAACAAGACCGCGAAGGAGGAGACAGGCTTCGGTTGCGTCAAG TTTGGAGGATCTCGCTATGAAGATGTAGAGAAGACCAAGGTGTCCTGTACAGTGTTGCCAGACATTGAGTGTTTTGGACCAAGGACATTCTTTCGCGAGGGAATACCGTGTATAAAGTATAGTGACCATTACTTCGCGACGACTCTCCTGTACAGCATTCTATTGGGATTCCTTGGGATGGATCGCTTCTGCCTTGGACAGACTGGGACAGCAGTGGGCAAACTGTTGACACTGGGTGGTATGGGTGTGTGGTGGATCGTCGATGTTATTTTGCTTGTAACGAACTCGTTGCAGCCAGAGGACGGCAGTAATTGGAACCCATATGTATAA
- the LOC105833512 gene encoding dnaJ homolog subfamily C member 28 isoform X1, protein MLSLNQLCSKPGIYLTHVSSESILFKRFEHRFNAKHTARKLYETLGVAENCEDETLRLAFVHLAKRFHPDSGAPEADAVRFSQIESAYRQIRRIRNDQRDKETSPEVEEFDIKHTAPQHRHYLNFDVGIGTPSKRQKLHTIQRAQKAVDNVMEHRLKKLQAEERNTLIGMDKQKAKDIKTRYGMDRLVEDLIQEAMNKGEFSDLPGMGKPLKNTNARNPYVDFVTHKLNQILIDNGFTPEWIQLSKEIREETEELQKRLSEARNNVGELPLSPEDELIWKDKLKQFQTATKQINNKIDKYNLLVPILQKQMLHVRLDELAKKALSVPPSKNIKKYTDTSYEGMNESISQDLFNFISNLFSKKIT, encoded by the exons ATGTTGTCTCTGAATCAGCTGTGTTCCAAGCCAGGTATTTACCTGACGCACGTGTCATCCGAGTCAATCTTGTTCAAGAGATTCGAACATCGATTTAACGCCAAGCACACTGCAAGG AAACTGTACGAGACGCTGGGCGTAGCAGAGAATTGCGAGGATGAAACCTTGAGATTGGCATTTGTTCATCTTGCGAAACGGTTTCATCCGGATAGCGGAGCACCGGAAGCCGATGCCGTTAGATTTTCCCAG ATTGAAAGTGCTTATAGACAGATTCGAAGAATCAGAAATGATCAGAGAGATAAGGAAACATCACCGGAGGTGGAAGAGTTTGATATCAAG catACAGCACCACAACATCGTCACTACTTGAACTTTGACGTAGGAATCGGTACACCAAGCAAAAGGCAAAAATTACACACGATACAAAGGGCTCAGAAGGCAGTTGATAATGTGATGGAGCACAGATTGAAGAAGTTACAGGCTGAAGAGCGCAACACGTTAATTGGCATGGATAAGCAAAAAGCTAAGGACATCAAAACCCGTTATGGTATGGATCGTTTAGTGGAAGACTTGATTCAAGAGGCAATGAACAAGGGTGAATTCAGTGATTTACCTGGAATGGGAAAGCCGCTGAAGAATACAAACGCCAGAAATCCTTACGTCGATTTTGTGACTCACAAATTGAATCAG ATATTGATAGACAATGGATTCACTCCAGAATGGATACAACTGTCAAAGGAAATTAGGGAGGAGACCGAAGAACTGCAAAAGAGATTGTCAGAAGCACGTAACAACGTGGGCGAGTTACCATTGAGTCCGGAAGATGAATTGATATGGaaagacaaattaaaacaatttcagACTGCAACAAagcaaataaacaataaaattgataagtaTAATTTGTTAGTTCCTATACTGCAGAAACAAATGCTTCATGTTAGATTAGACGAGCTCGCCAAGAAAGCGTTATCGGTGCCGCcttcgaaaaatataaaaaaatacacagaTACTAGTTATGAAGGTATGAACGAGAGCATATCTCAGGACTTGTTTAATTTCATAAGTAACttgtttagtaaaaaaattacttag
- the LOC105833512 gene encoding dnaJ homolog subfamily C member 28 isoform X2, protein MLSLNQLCSKPGIYLTHVSSESILFKRFEHRFNAKHTKLYETLGVAENCEDETLRLAFVHLAKRFHPDSGAPEADAVRFSQIESAYRQIRRIRNDQRDKETSPEVEEFDIKHTAPQHRHYLNFDVGIGTPSKRQKLHTIQRAQKAVDNVMEHRLKKLQAEERNTLIGMDKQKAKDIKTRYGMDRLVEDLIQEAMNKGEFSDLPGMGKPLKNTNARNPYVDFVTHKLNQILIDNGFTPEWIQLSKEIREETEELQKRLSEARNNVGELPLSPEDELIWKDKLKQFQTATKQINNKIDKYNLLVPILQKQMLHVRLDELAKKALSVPPSKNIKKYTDTSYEGMNESISQDLFNFISNLFSKKIT, encoded by the exons ATGTTGTCTCTGAATCAGCTGTGTTCCAAGCCAGGTATTTACCTGACGCACGTGTCATCCGAGTCAATCTTGTTCAAGAGATTCGAACATCGATTTAACGCCAAGCACACT AAACTGTACGAGACGCTGGGCGTAGCAGAGAATTGCGAGGATGAAACCTTGAGATTGGCATTTGTTCATCTTGCGAAACGGTTTCATCCGGATAGCGGAGCACCGGAAGCCGATGCCGTTAGATTTTCCCAG ATTGAAAGTGCTTATAGACAGATTCGAAGAATCAGAAATGATCAGAGAGATAAGGAAACATCACCGGAGGTGGAAGAGTTTGATATCAAG catACAGCACCACAACATCGTCACTACTTGAACTTTGACGTAGGAATCGGTACACCAAGCAAAAGGCAAAAATTACACACGATACAAAGGGCTCAGAAGGCAGTTGATAATGTGATGGAGCACAGATTGAAGAAGTTACAGGCTGAAGAGCGCAACACGTTAATTGGCATGGATAAGCAAAAAGCTAAGGACATCAAAACCCGTTATGGTATGGATCGTTTAGTGGAAGACTTGATTCAAGAGGCAATGAACAAGGGTGAATTCAGTGATTTACCTGGAATGGGAAAGCCGCTGAAGAATACAAACGCCAGAAATCCTTACGTCGATTTTGTGACTCACAAATTGAATCAG ATATTGATAGACAATGGATTCACTCCAGAATGGATACAACTGTCAAAGGAAATTAGGGAGGAGACCGAAGAACTGCAAAAGAGATTGTCAGAAGCACGTAACAACGTGGGCGAGTTACCATTGAGTCCGGAAGATGAATTGATATGGaaagacaaattaaaacaatttcagACTGCAACAAagcaaataaacaataaaattgataagtaTAATTTGTTAGTTCCTATACTGCAGAAACAAATGCTTCATGTTAGATTAGACGAGCTCGCCAAGAAAGCGTTATCGGTGCCGCcttcgaaaaatataaaaaaatacacagaTACTAGTTATGAAGGTATGAACGAGAGCATATCTCAGGACTTGTTTAATTTCATAAGTAACttgtttagtaaaaaaattacttag
- the LOC105833511 gene encoding trifunctional purine biosynthetic protein adenosine-3 — protein MTQCTVLVIGSGGREHAICWKLSQSPCVKEILVAPGNTGIKEVDKVQLIELNVKNTKEVAKWSKDNNIDLVVVGPEDPLAQGLADELKVVGVKCFGPQKKAAQIEANKDWAKQFMDRNCIPTARWQGFTSAADAKNFVKSAFFKALVVKASGLAAGKGVVVAKDQHEACQVIDEMLNDKKFGVAGETIVVEELLEGEEVSVLAFTDGKTVVPMMPAQDHKRIFNGDSGPNTGGMGAYCPCPLLSETDYEQVKLNILQKAVDGLRKENIPFVGVLYAGLMLTQDGPKVLEFNCRFGDPETEVVLPLLASDLFTIMMACCNGTLSSSLVSWRENVSAVGVVLASRGYPTSSSKGQVITGIDEVLRKRDYFVFHCGTAVSLEGELVTNGGRVLITVSIAPTLAMAAAKATQAAQYVSFSGKQFRTDIAHKGIARSILQKGQLTYENSGVSIDAGDKFISAIKPATCSTKRAGTLGAIGGFGGLFDIKAAGYNDPILVSGTDGVGTKLKIAIECKKHETVGIDLVAMCVNDVLAHNAEPLFFLDYFACGKLDVGVATKVISGITEGCKQAGCSLIGGETAEMPDMYPEGEYDLAGFAVGAVEKGNLLPRVNDVKEGDVIIGLPSSGVHSNGFSMVRKVLKLANKKYSDTAPFSKSNRTIGEELLEPTKIYVKSVIPALRTNLVKGFAHITGGGLTENIPRILPESLGVTLNAEKWNVLPIFGWLAAIGGINKHEMLRTFNCGIGAILICSEKDKVEILVKLKDENPVVIGSVNAHCNGQTRVHVKNFEEVLELEMKQYVPNLVATLSKPLKRVGVLISGSGTNLQSLINATQDPSQHIGAEIVLVISNKPGVEGLKRAEKAGIRTMVIKHTDYPSRESFDAAMNVELHAAGVEIVCLAGFMRILSEQFVKHWKGALLNIHPSLLPSFKGANAHKDVLAARVRISGCTVHFVEVDIDSGAIIEQEAVPVLSDDTEKILQERVKTAEHRAYPRALKHLATGRIKLKEDGTLQWN, from the exons ATGACCCAGTGCACGGTTCTTGTAATCGGGAGCGGCGGCAGGGAGCATGCCATTTGTTGGAAATTGTCTCAGTCGCCGTGT GTGAAAGAGATTTTGGTCGCCCCCGGGAACACCGGCATTAAAGAAGTTGACAAAGtgcaattaattgaattaaatgtcAAGAATACCAAA gaaGTTGCCAAGTGGAGCAAGGACAATAACATTGATTTAGTAGTAGTTGGACCAGAAGATCCTCTGGCTCAGGGATTAGCAGATGAATTGAAAGTTGTGGGAGTAAAGTGTTTCGGCCCACAGAAAAAAGCAGCTCAGATTGAAGCCAATAAAGATTGGGCAAAGCAATTTATGGACAGAAATTGTATTCCTACTGCTAGGTGGCAAGGTTTTACTTCCGCTGCAGACGcaaaaaactttgttaaaaG TGCTTTCTTCAAGGCACTTGTGGTGAAAGCCTCAGGTTTGGCAGCCGGTAAAGGTGTAGTAGTAGCAAAAGACCAGCACGAAGCTTGTCAGGTGATAGATGAAATGTTAAATGATAAGAAATTTGGAGTTGCTGGTGAGACTATAGTTGTCGAGGAATTGTTGGAGGGCGAAGAGGTGTCTGTACTGGCATTTACAGATG GCAAGACCGTCGTGCCTATGATGCCTGCACAGGACCACAAGAGAATCTTTAACGGCGATTCCGGGCCAAATACGGGTGGAATGGGAGCGTATTGTCCATGTCCACTGTTAAGTGAAACGGATTATGAACAGGTGAAACTAAACATTCTTCAAAAAGCTGTTGATGGACTTAGAAAAGAGAACATCCCATTTGTCg gAGTACTATATGCCGGTTTGATGCTGACTCAAGACGGTCCCAAAGTCTTGGAGTTTAATTGCAGATTTGGAGATCCTGAGACAGAAGTAGTATTACCACTCTTGGCATCAGATCTGTTTACAATTATGATG gCTTGTTGTAACGGAACATTAAGTTCGTCTCTCGTTTCATGGCGCGAAAACGTATCCGCTGTCGGTGTGGTTTTAGCATCTCGCGGCTATCCGACATCTTCGTCCAAGGGTCAAGTTATAACAGGCATTGATGAAGTATTGCGTAAACGGGACTACTTTGTCTTTCACTGTGGCACGGCTGTTTCATTAGAAGGCGAATTAGTGACCAATG GTGGGAGAGTTCTAATCACCGTTAGCATAGCCCCAACCTTGGCAATGGCAGCGGCTAAAGCTACCCAAGCTGCTCAGTATGTATCATTCAGTGGGAAGCAATTTAGAACCGACATCGCGCATAAAGGGATCGCCAG ATCTATTTTGCAAAAAGGGCAATTAACGTACGAAAATAGTGGCGTGAGTATCGATGCCGGTGATAAATTCATATCCGCTATTAAACCAGCTACTTGCTCCACAAAACGTGCTGGCACTTTGGGCGCCATAGGCGGATTCGGTGGACTCTTTGATATAAAAGCCGCTGGTTACAATGATCCTATTCTTGTGTCAGGTACCGATGGTGTTGGTACTAAACTGAAG ATAGCAATTGAATGCAAGAAGCACGAAACAGTGGGCATAGACTTGGTAGCTATGTGCGTGAACGATGTTCTCGCACACAACGCGGAGCCGTTGTTTTTCTTAGATTATTTCGCCTGTGGCAAACTCGACGTGGGAGTAGCTACGAAGGTCATAAGCGGGATTACCGAAGGTTGCAAGCAAGCAGGATGTTCCTTG ATTGGCGGAGAAACGGCTGAGATGCCAGACATGTATCCCGAGGGAGAATATGACTTGGCAGGCTTTGCAGTAGGCGCAGTCGAAAAGGGCAATTTGTTGCCACGTGTAAATGACGTTAAAGAGGGTGATGTGATAATTGGACTTCCCTCAAGTGGCGTGCACAGTAACGGTTTTAGCATGGTGCGAAAAGTTTTGAAACTTGCAAATAAGAAGTACTCTGACACTGCACCTTTTTCAAAGAGCAACCGAACGATTG GCGAAGAACTATTGGAACCGACAAAGATTTACGTAAAAAGCGTTATTCCTGCCTTGCGAACCAACCTGGTGAAGGGATTCGCGCATATCACTGGCGGAGGTCTTACGGAAAACATTCCTAGAATTTTACCGGAGAGTTTAGGTGTAACGTTAAATGCGGAAAAATGGAATGTTTTACCAATCTTTGGTTGGTTAGCAGCGATTG GCGGAATTAATAAACATGAGATGCTAAGAACCTTTAACTGTGGAATCGGTGCGATTTTGATATGCTCCGAGAAAGACAAGGTTGAAATTTTAGTTAAACTAAAAGACGAAAATCCTGTAGTTATCGGAAGCGTAAATGCACATTgca ATGGTCAGACTAGAGTGCATGTAAAGAATTTTGAAGAAGTCCTCGAACTTGAGATGAAACAATACGTTCCTAACTTGGTTGCAACATTGAGCAAGCCCCTTAAAAGAGTAGGCGTTCTGATATCGGGTAGTGGTACAAATCTTCAATCATTAATTAACGCTACTCAGGATCCATCTCAGCACATTGGAGCGGAAATCGTCCTGGTGATTTCCAATAAGCCTGGTGTCGAAGGATTGAAACGTGCTGAAAAAGCTGGCATTAGGACTATG gTAATTAAACACACCGATTATCCAAGCCGTGAATCGTTTGACGCAGCCATGAATGTGGAACTTCACGCTGCCGGAGTTGAGATAGTATGTCTGGCTGGCTTTATGCGAATTCTTTCGGAACAATTTGTGAAACACTGGAAAGGAGCTTTGTTGAACATACATCCATCATTGTTGCCATCTTTCAAAGGTGCAAATGCACACAAGGACGTTCTAGCAGCGCGTGTGCGCATATCGGGTTGCACCGTACACTTTGTTGAG GTTGATATAGATTCGGGAGCTATCATTGAGCAAGAAGCAGTGCCCGTATTATCAGACGATACCGAGAAAATTTTGCAGGAACGCGTGAAGACGGCGGAACATCGTGCTTATCCTCGTGCCTTAAAACACCTGGCGACTGgtcgtataaaattaaaagaagacGGCACTCTTCAGTGGAATTAA
- the LOC105833502 gene encoding succinate dehydrogenase [ubiquinone] iron-sulfur subunit gives MYAAVNRFLSRGFARLRGSSRFSTSAKKSPDAALAAEIAGIAACKGSLKDETVVPRLQIVRVYRWNPETPEVKPYMQQFSVDLNKCGTMVLDVLIHIKAQHDPTLSFRKSCREGICGCCAMNIDGVNTLACITKAKESPEPLVIYPLPHAYVIRDLIPDLEQFFEQFRKIDPYLKRPGEDDFLGMRQILQSPRDRSKLDGLYECIMCACCTYSCPPYWWLGDKYLGPAVLLQAYRWVIDSRDMAHKERLAKLRDFYSVYRCQSIFNCTKTCPKGLNPGKAIAQLKCLLAGLAKKEKPDLDTPLPNTCNGEEQYLCRRE, from the exons ATGTACGCTGCCGTGAACCGCTTTTTGTCGCGTGGATTCGCTCGCCTTCGCGGATCGAGTAGGTTTTCGACATCGGCCAAGAAGAGCCCGGACGCGGCATTGGCGGCGGAGATCGCGGGCATTGCGGCATGCAAAGGGTCTTTGAAA GACGAAACGGTTGTACCGAGATTACAAATTGTACGCGTGTATCGATGGAATCCGGAAACGCCGGAAGTAAAGCCATACATGCAGCAGTTCAGCGTAGATTTAAACAAGTGCGGCACGATGGTGTTGGACGTCTTGATACACATCAAGGCGCAGCACGATCCGACGTTGTCCTTTCGGAAGTCTTGTCGCGAGGGCATCTGTGGATGTTGTGCGATGAACATAGACGGCGTAAACACCCTGGCTTGTATAAC AAAGGCAAAAGAATCTCCGGAGCCGTTGGTGATCTACCCTTTACCGCACGCATATGTGATTCGAGACTTGATACCGGATTTGGAGCAGTTCTTTGAACAATTCCGGAAAATCGATCCATATCTAAAGCGACCAGGTGAGGACGATTTTCTCGGTATGCGACAAATTCTGCAGAGTCCAAGGGACAGAAGTAAGCTTGACGGCTTGTACGAGTGTATAATGTGTGCGTGTTGCACGTATTCGTGTCCTCCTTATTGGTGGCTCGGCGACAAGTACTTAGGGCCTGCGGTATTACTGCAG GCATACAGGTGGGTAATAGACTCGCGAGACATGGCACATAAAGAGCGGTTAGCAAAGCTCCGGGACTTCTATTCAGTTTATCGATGCCAGTCGATCTTTAATTGTACCAAGACGTGTCCAAAG GGTCTAAATCCAGGAAAAGCAATAGCGCAACTAAAATGTTTGCTGGCTGGACTTGCAAAGAAAGAGAAACCAGACCTCGACACACCACTTCCGAATACCTGTAATGGTGAAGAGCAATATCTATGCAGaagggaataa
- the LOC105833500 gene encoding serine/threonine-protein kinase Chk2 produces the protein MDMESQEQIPASLPDTQNVDTLTQSQEVSSQQTTLTIWGRLCATRPLLPNLDLKDTSYTVGRAENCDIYLTTKELRPRILNVISKVHFRIYRESICNMNEAVVYLEDLSHNGTFVDDHLVGHGKRVIIENNSKIALARSDFGVYIFMTTNLETPCELPLELKQKYASGRRLGAGACGEVRMLFTKDGSEKFAIKIIQKNYFSTDNGNIFNNPMNVRNEVEILRKLRHPCIIYLIDIYDTPRAMYIILELMEGGELFDKIKSTGKLSEPCAKMIFYQIVLAVHYLHKEGITHRDLKLENILLKDNSDYPLVKVSDFGLSKFVDTQTMMKTFCGTPMYVAPEILSTHGRSSYTKQVDVWSLGVILYICVSGTTPFHSNNLVEEITRGLYEFRSSHFQHVPENVIKLIKRMMTVNPRERITVPQILLNPWLRDIRMRQEVNRLISNNNVENNENVPPLNVCNKRPRIMV, from the exons ATGGATATGGAGTCACAGGAACAGATCCCCGCCAGTCTGCCCGACACTCAGAACGTAGATACTTTGACACAATCGCAAGAAGTTTCGAGCCAGCAAACGACGTTGACTATTTGGGGAAGACTATGTGCTACACGGCCATTATTGCCAAATCTGG ATCTGAAGGACACCAGTTATACGGTTGGACGTGCTGAGAAttgtgatatttatttaactacaAAAGAGTTGAGGCCAAGAATTCTGAATGTAATCAGCAAGGTACACTTCCGCATATACAGGGAGAGTATTTGCAACATGAATGAGGCTGTGGTGTATCTAGAAGATTTGAGTCATAATGGGACCTTTGTCGATGACCACTTGGTTGGCCATGGAAAACGAGTCatcattgaaaataattccaaGATAGCCTTAGCCAGAAGTGACTTCGGAG tatatatatttatgaccACAAATCTTGAAACCCCTTGCGAATTGCCATTGGAACTAAAGCAGAAATACGCGAGCGGCCGTAGGCTAGGTGCTGGCGCCTGCGGCGAAGTTAGGATGTTATTTACGAAGGATGGTTCGGAAAAGTttgctattaaaattatacaaaaaaattactttagtaCAGATAATGggaacatttttaataatccaaTGAATGTCAGGAATGAAGTTGAAATATTAAGAAAGTTGAGGCAT ccctgcataatttatttgatagaCATCTATGACACACCCAGAGCCATGTACATTATTCTCGAATTAATGGAAGGTGGGGAGctctttgataaaataaaaagtactgGAAAACTGTCAGAACCATGTGCAAAAATGATATTCTATCAAATTGTACTTGCCGTCCATTATCTTCATAAGGAAGGTATTACACACAGAGACTTGAAG CTAGAGAATATACTACTAAAAGATAACTCTGATTATCCTTTAGTAAAGGTATCAGATTTTGGGTTGTCAAAATTTGTTGATACCCAAACAATGATGAAGACTTTCTGCGGAACCCCTATGTATGTTGCTCCCGAGATTTTATCGACTCATGGACGTAGCTCTTATACGAAACaa GTCGATGTATGGAGTTTAGGAGTAATATTGTACATCTGTGTAAGTGGCACAACTCCATTTCACAGTAATAATTTAGTAGAAGAAATCACACGTGGATTATACGAATTTCGATCCTCGCATTTCCAACATGTACCAGAGAATGTGATAAAGCTG aTTAAACGTATGATGACGGTGAATCCGAGGGAACGTATAACAGTGCCACAGATCTTACTGAATCCATGGTTAAGAGACATTCGTATGCGACAAGAAGTCAATAGACTGATATCGAATAATAACGTGGAGAACAATGAGAATGTACCACCTCTGAATGTTTGTAACAAACGTCCGCGGATTAtggtttga